Proteins found in one Kangiella sediminilitoris genomic segment:
- a CDS encoding pseudouridine synthase, with the protein MADENKDNYHVVPFCPSPVRIVKPNKHFLFVAKPAGLLTIPGRREENKDCLITRLQNHHKSKTATVVHRLDMATSGIMVVALSKMAHREISRQFEHRETQKHYIAVVDGIVQEDEGVIDLPMIADWPNRPKQKIDFEQGKKAVTEWQVLERDEENQRTRLKLVPITGRSHQLRLHCYELGHPILGCNLYHKNGSENKASRLLLHAESLTIKHPTSGKPITARAPCSF; encoded by the coding sequence ATGGCTGACGAAAATAAAGATAATTATCATGTGGTGCCTTTTTGCCCTTCTCCGGTTCGCATTGTAAAACCTAATAAGCATTTTTTATTTGTGGCCAAGCCAGCAGGTTTATTAACCATTCCCGGTCGCAGAGAGGAAAACAAGGACTGCCTGATTACTCGCCTGCAAAACCACCACAAATCAAAAACGGCAACTGTTGTTCATCGGCTGGATATGGCAACGTCAGGTATTATGGTGGTGGCACTGAGTAAAATGGCACATCGCGAAATAAGCCGTCAGTTTGAGCATAGAGAAACTCAAAAGCATTATATAGCCGTTGTCGACGGCATCGTGCAAGAAGATGAAGGTGTTATTGACCTGCCCATGATTGCTGACTGGCCGAATCGCCCGAAACAGAAAATCGATTTTGAACAGGGTAAAAAAGCGGTAACTGAATGGCAGGTTCTCGAACGAGATGAAGAAAACCAACGTACGAGATTGAAGCTGGTTCCGATTACAGGTCGTAGTCACCAACTGCGTTTACACTGTTACGAACTCGGCCACCCTATCCTCGGCTGTAACCTGTACCATAAAAATGGATCCGAAAATAAAGCATCTCGCCTCTTGCTGCACGCGGAAAGTCTGACTATAAAACACCCAACGTCAGGCAAGCCCATAACAGCTAGAGCACCATGCTCATTTTAA
- the cmoB gene encoding tRNA 5-methoxyuridine(34)/uridine 5-oxyacetic acid(34) synthase CmoB, with translation MISFNDTYDAIANTRLHPWLDDFKNAVHNRMGDYTHGNITQWIELLKQLPQVEPDSIDIINKVAIGSRDQLSDSEFKELEELLKKFHPWRKGPFHLFGQHIDTEWRSDWKWDRIKDHFTPLDDRIVLDVGCGNGYHCWRMAAQNPKLVLGIDPSQLFLMQFAIMQKYLHQYPVHFLPVGLEYLPQNLDKQGFDTIFSMGVLYHRRSPIDHILHLKNLLKPGGELVLETLVIDGDDDQCLIPKDRYAQMNNVWFIPTTGMLKHWMSKCGLENVQVANVSTTSIEEQRATDWMTFQSLEDYLDPQDKTLTIEGYPAPKRAFMIAQKPLRKSKK, from the coding sequence ATGATTAGTTTTAATGACACCTATGACGCCATAGCTAACACTCGCCTGCATCCATGGTTGGATGATTTTAAAAATGCCGTGCATAACCGCATGGGTGACTACACTCACGGCAATATAACCCAATGGATAGAGCTCCTTAAACAATTACCGCAAGTAGAACCAGACTCAATTGATATCATAAATAAGGTAGCAATTGGTTCTCGGGATCAATTATCGGATAGCGAATTTAAAGAGCTTGAAGAGTTATTAAAAAAGTTTCACCCATGGCGTAAAGGTCCCTTCCACTTATTTGGCCAACACATAGATACGGAGTGGCGCTCTGACTGGAAATGGGATCGAATAAAGGATCATTTTACCCCTCTAGACGACCGTATAGTATTGGATGTTGGCTGTGGTAACGGCTACCATTGCTGGCGAATGGCTGCTCAAAACCCAAAGTTGGTTCTGGGGATTGATCCTTCACAGCTTTTCTTGATGCAGTTTGCCATAATGCAAAAGTACCTCCATCAATACCCGGTTCACTTTTTGCCTGTCGGGCTGGAGTACCTGCCCCAGAATCTTGATAAACAGGGTTTTGATACTATTTTCTCTATGGGAGTGCTGTATCACCGCCGCTCTCCAATCGATCATATTTTACACTTAAAAAACTTGTTAAAGCCTGGTGGGGAACTTGTTCTTGAAACTCTTGTAATAGATGGTGATGACGACCAATGCCTGATACCTAAAGACCGGTATGCCCAGATGAATAACGTTTGGTTTATTCCTACAACAGGCATGCTAAAACATTGGATGAGCAAGTGTGGACTTGAAAATGTTCAGGTGGCAAACGTTTCAACTACTAGTATCGAAGAACAGCGCGCTACTGACTGGATGACCTTTCAGTCACTGGAGGATTATCTCGATCCACAAGACAAAACATTGACCATTGAAGGCTACCCAGCACCTAAACGTGCCTTTATGATTGCACAAAAGCCGCTTAGAAAGAGTAAGAAATAA
- a CDS encoding chorismate mutase: protein MYSIDSVREQIDQLDEQLVKLIELRAELVHKLITHKKEQGMSARQPEREKAIISALYQKHGNHFTFEELEEIYRPIFDACVRMQLTD from the coding sequence ATGTATTCTATAGATTCTGTTCGTGAGCAAATTGATCAGCTGGATGAGCAGCTCGTGAAGTTGATTGAGCTCAGAGCTGAGCTGGTTCATAAATTGATTACTCACAAAAAAGAGCAGGGGATGAGTGCCCGCCAGCCGGAGAGAGAGAAAGCAATTATATCTGCTTTATATCAAAAGCACGGTAATCATTTTACTTTTGAAGAGTTAGAGGAAATATACCGTCCAATTTTCGACGCCTGTGTAAGAATGCAGTTAACAGACTGA
- the cmoA gene encoding carboxy-S-adenosyl-L-methionine synthase CmoA, with translation MSKTDNIYANPIGEVESFRFDQQVVEVFPDMIKRSVPGYTTIIDGIGELAQKYVKPETRIYDLGCSLGAATLSIRQAVNDSSCEIIAVDNSEAMIERCQLIQSSYNFEMPVTVQETDINDMVFENASFVVLNFTLQFLPRGQRQELMDKIYQGLIEGGALILSEKLTMGFKEIDENIIDIHHNFKKKNGYSDMEIAQKRAALENVLIPDTRDEHYKRFKSAGFSQYDTWFQHYNFASLIAVK, from the coding sequence ATGAGTAAAACTGACAATATATATGCTAATCCCATTGGTGAGGTAGAATCTTTTCGCTTTGATCAGCAGGTAGTTGAAGTATTCCCTGACATGATTAAGCGATCGGTGCCGGGCTATACCACTATTATTGACGGTATTGGTGAACTGGCACAAAAATATGTGAAGCCAGAGACTCGTATTTATGATCTTGGGTGTTCCCTTGGGGCCGCAACACTGTCAATCAGACAGGCAGTAAACGATTCCTCATGCGAAATTATTGCTGTCGATAATTCTGAAGCGATGATAGAGCGTTGTCAGTTAATACAATCTAGCTATAACTTTGAAATGCCTGTAACAGTTCAGGAAACGGACATTAATGATATGGTCTTTGAAAATGCTAGCTTTGTTGTGCTCAATTTCACATTGCAGTTTTTACCCAGAGGACAAAGACAGGAACTGATGGATAAGATCTACCAAGGGTTAATAGAGGGCGGCGCTTTAATTCTGTCTGAGAAGCTGACTATGGGTTTTAAGGAAATTGATGAAAATATCATTGATATCCACCATAACTTTAAAAAGAAGAATGGCTATAGTGACATGGAAATTGCCCAAAAAAGAGCAGCTTTGGAAAATGTTCTGATTCCGGACACACGAGATGAACATTACAAGCGTTTTAAATCGGCAGGCTTCAGTCAATATGACACCTGGTTCCAACATTACAACTTTGCCTCATTAATTGCTGTAAAATAG